The Luteibaculum oceani genome has a segment encoding these proteins:
- a CDS encoding ISAon1 family transposase N-terminal region protein, whose amino-acid sequence MSDLSLLKLLLPEYLVDYFDVLKHESHGEQLQLYFEEKNKAPMEYAKNKLSSKGFHQEITIQDFPIRGQHAFLHIKRRRWMNHDSGM is encoded by the coding sequence ATGTCTGATTTGAGCCTCCTTAAGCTGTTATTACCCGAATACCTAGTTGATTATTTTGATGTGTTAAAGCATGAAAGTCATGGCGAGCAACTGCAGCTTTATTTTGAAGAAAAGAATAAGGCTCCAATGGAGTACGCCAAAAATAAGCTCAGCTCAAAGGGTTTTCATCAGGAGATAACGATTCAAGACTTTCCTATTCGAGGACAGCATGCCTTTTTGCACATCAAACGGCGTAGATGGATGAATCACGACTCTGGGATGG